Within the Procambarus clarkii isolate CNS0578487 chromosome 28, FALCON_Pclarkii_2.0, whole genome shotgun sequence genome, the region ctGTCACAGATGCATAGGGCCCAGAGGTAGAAGGAGAGTGAACACTTTTCTCAGCTGAAAGGAATTATTTAGACAAAAAAAATTAATGTACATACCACTGTGGAATAGACTTGCGGTCGGCAGATCGAGAGACGCCAAACACAGAGATGTGAACTTGTATATCTTCGAAACGAAAGAGAATAATCCATTCGTATTCAACTTTGAAATTGACAAAGAGCAAGAAAGTTTAGAGATCAAGAGGAATGGCAGGAAAAGACCCTTTACAATGGCTAAAGATAGAAAATGTCAACATAAAGAAACCAAAAAGACAATTATGAATAGTGGAAAGAAGAGCAACTTCATTGTACTCCATACAGAGATCGGCAAGAACAGGAGATAGATCCCATAGCAATACCCAAAGTCTAAAAGAAAAATGTTACCATTGAAAGAGAAGGAATTAGAGTTAACAGAGTCTGATGAGATTGAGGAAGACGTCAATAGCAAGAAGGAGATAAAGAAGGACCTCAGTCGCCTCAGAAGGAAAGAGAGATTATCATCAAGAGAAcattattaaaaataaaattatcATCAAATTCGATTGATAAAGTCCTGAAAATGACGAACgtgggcggaggggggggggtgcctaagCTAATACATGAGATAAGTCCTAAGATAAGACATAAGATAAGGCGTGAGATAAGTCCTTAGATAAGACCTAAGCTAAGACATGAGATAAGTCCTAAGATAAGACGTTAGAGTTCTGgtcagccaggaggcaagaggataactGACAGAGCCTCTCGAATCAATTATATGAGGAAGAGGAACACCACGTTAGTGAGCCTCAGTGAGGCCGGAGAAATAATGAACAAAAGGACAAATAAAAACGAAAATATTTGACGAGATCAAAGTCAAGAAGACAGACGCTAGAGAGCTCACTTTAATTTACGTTGAAGTCATTTTAAGACGATCACAAGACTTAGAGACCAGAGGAGCATAAGTCTGGGAGACAGACAGCTCCACATGAGGCTTCCTTGAAGTCATTTTAAGACGATCACAAGACTTAGAGACCAGAGGAGCATAAGTCTGGGAGACAGACAGCTCCACATGAGGCTTCTGGAGGCAGTCCCCACGATCAAGGACAACCACTGGAATGTCCTTGTCTGAGGGAGGGAGAGCAATTGCATTGTTAGTTTTCAGTGAGACCAGATAATGCAGATAACGACAAGGAAGGCCGGGACGTTTAGAAACCAGTGCGTCAGTGGCGGGGCCCCGGAGATCAGTGGTAGAGCGAGGGTCAGGTGAAGCAGCAAAAAAGAGACCAAGTCCAAGACGTTCTTGCTGGAGCTTAGAGagggagaagaagaagaaaggtTGGTAACAAAGAGTATTTAGCCCCAAGGAGTGTTGGGGCAGTGTTGTGtagcaacccgttcttgcacttacttacagtcaatattgacttattaaatacgtgcatatgtgacatactaaacatactagtttatcttgaaaagcttcatagaaaacaccgaccttacctaaccttcttagtatgttaagataagtatcttattgcttcgtaattacaattattacttaacctattcctATAAAaggtaagtaataattgtaattacgaagcaataagatgcttatcttaacttactaagaaggttaggtaaggtcggtgttttctatgaagcttttcaaggtaaactagtatgtttagtgtgtcacatatgcacgtatttaataaatcaatattgactatacgaaagtgcgagaacgggttgtgtgtagtgtggaggagtggtgggaagagcagtgttgtgtagtgtggaggagtggtgggaagagcagtgttgtgtagtgtggaggagtggtgggaagagcagtgttgtgtagtgtggaggagtggtgggaggaGAGCTCACACAGATCACTGGGAAGCGCCCACGACCGACCGCGGTTATGGTGATGAACTGATAGAAAAGCCTCACCATTATCACACAGAGGTCAAGTACAGTCTTTTAAGTTAATCTTATGTTGGGAATCTGTTCCTTTCTAATATTGTGATTCTCCTTATTCTTGTCAAATTCAAAGTCTGTGTTTCTTAGCAAGAATACTTCATGACGTGCCGCCGACTGGTAACGTGATACTTCATCACGTGGCGACGACTGATAACGTGTTACTTCCCCAAGTGGCGCCGACTGGTAACGTGTTACTTCCCCACGTGGCGCCGACTGGTAACGTGATACTTTATCACGTGGCGACGACTGGTAACGTGATACTTCATCACGTGGCGACGACTGATAACGTGATACTTTATCACGTGGCGACGACTGATAACGTGATACTTCCCCACGTGGCGCCGACTGGTAACGTGATACTTTATCACGTGGCGCCGACTGGTAACGCGATACTTTATCACGTGGCGCCGACTGATAACGTGATACTTCATCACGTGGCGCCGACTGATAACGTGATACTTCATCACGTGGCGACGACTGATAACGTGATACTTCCCCACGTGGCGCCGACTGATAACGTGATACTTCATCACGTGGCGCCGACTGATAACGTGATACTTCCCCACGTGGCGCCGACTGATAACGTGATACTTCATCACGTGGCGACGACTGATAACGTGATACTTTATCACGTGGCGACGACTGGTAACGTGATACTTCATCACGTGGCGACGACTGATAACGTGATACTTCCCCACGTGGCGACGACTGATAACGTGATACTTC harbors:
- the LOC123755141 gene encoding uncharacterized protein, which codes for MQTTPSVGVGVASAKGSCVILQLGGELDDDDFCWLSDESRYQSLPRDEVTRYQSAPRGEVSRYQSAPHAEVTRYQSSPRDEVSRYQSAPRGEVSRYQSAPRDEVTRYQSSPRDEVTRYQSSPRDEVSRYQSSPRDEVSRYQSSPRGEVSRYQSSPRGEVSRYLSSPRGEVSRYQSSPRDKVSRYQSSPRGEVSRYQSSPRDEVSRYQSSPRDEVSRYQSSPRGEVSRNQSSPRDEVSRYQSSPRGEVSRYQSSPRDEVSRYQSSPRDKVSRYQSSPRDEVSRYQSAPRGEVSRYQSAPRDEVSRYQSAPRGEVSRYQSSPRDEVSRYQSAPRDEVSRYQSAPRDKVSRYQSAPRDKVSRYQSAPRGEVSRYQSSPRDKVSRYQSSPRDEVSRYQSSPRDKVSRYQSAPRGEVTRYQSAPLGEVTRYQSSPRDEVSRYQSAARHEVFLLRNTDFEFDKNKENHNIRKEQIPNIRLT